From a region of the Globicephala melas chromosome 19, mGloMel1.2, whole genome shotgun sequence genome:
- the SIAH1 gene encoding E3 ubiquitin-protein ligase SIAH1 isoform X1: MTGKPPLPFLYSWRGVLLTCLPASGTKKRKEMSRQTATALPTGTSKCTPSQRVPALTGTTASNNDLASLFECPVCFDYVLPPILQCQSGHLVCSNCRPKLTCCPTCRGPLGSIRNLAMEKVANSVLFPCKYASSGCEITLPHTEKADHEELCEFRPYSCPCPGASCKWQGSLDAVMPHLMHQHKSITTLQGEDIVFLATDINLPGAVDWVMMQSCFGFHFMLVLEKQEKYDGHQQFFAIVQLIGTRKQAENFAYRLELNGHRRRLTWEATPRSIHEGIATAIMNSDCLVFDTSIAQLFAENGNLGINVTISMC, encoded by the exons ATGACGGGGAAGCCTCCCTTACCTTTTCTGTACTCCTGGAGGGGCGTCTTGCTTACTTGTTTACCAGCATCtgggacaaagaagagaaaag AAATGAGCCGTCAGACTGCAACAGCATTACCTACTGGAACCTCAAAGTGTACACCATCCCAGAGGGTACCTGCCCTGACTGGCACAACTGCGTCCAACAATGACTTGGCGAGTCTTTTTGAGTGTCCGGTCTGCTTTGACTATGTGTTACCACCCATTCTTCAGTGTCAGAGTGGCCATCTTGTTTGTAGCAACTGTCGCCCAAAGCTCACGTGTTGTCCAACATGCCGGGGCCCGTTGGGATCCATTCGCAACTTGGCTATGGAGAAGGTGGCCAATTCAGTACTTTTCCCTTGTAAATATGCCTCTTCTGGATGTGAAATAACTCTgccacacacagaaaaagcagaCCACGAAGAGCTCTGTGAGTTTAGGCCTTATTCCTGTCCGTGCCCTGGTGCTTCCTGTAAATGGCAAGGCTCTTTGGATGCTGTAATGCCGCATCTGATGCATCAGCATAAGTCTATTACAACCCTACAGGGAGAGGATATAGTTTTCCTTGCTACAGACATTAATCTTCCTGGTGCTGTTGACTGGGTGATGATGCAGTCCTGTTTTGGCTTTCACTTCATGTTAGTCttggagaaacaggaaaaatacgATGGTCACCAGCAATTCTTTGCAATTGTACAGCTGATAGGAACACGCAAGCAAGCTGAAAATTTTGCTTATCGACTTGAGCTAAATGGTCATAGGCGGCGATTGACTTGGGAAGCCACTCCTCGATCTATTCATGAGGGAATTGCAACAGCCATTATGAATAGTGACTGCCTAGTCTTTGACACCAGCATTGCACAGCTTTTTGCAGAAAATGGCAATTTAGGCATCAATGTAACTATTTCCATGTGTTGA
- the SIAH1 gene encoding E3 ubiquitin-protein ligase SIAH1 isoform X2, with the protein MSRQTATALPTGTSKCTPSQRVPALTGTTASNNDLASLFECPVCFDYVLPPILQCQSGHLVCSNCRPKLTCCPTCRGPLGSIRNLAMEKVANSVLFPCKYASSGCEITLPHTEKADHEELCEFRPYSCPCPGASCKWQGSLDAVMPHLMHQHKSITTLQGEDIVFLATDINLPGAVDWVMMQSCFGFHFMLVLEKQEKYDGHQQFFAIVQLIGTRKQAENFAYRLELNGHRRRLTWEATPRSIHEGIATAIMNSDCLVFDTSIAQLFAENGNLGINVTISMC; encoded by the coding sequence ATGAGCCGTCAGACTGCAACAGCATTACCTACTGGAACCTCAAAGTGTACACCATCCCAGAGGGTACCTGCCCTGACTGGCACAACTGCGTCCAACAATGACTTGGCGAGTCTTTTTGAGTGTCCGGTCTGCTTTGACTATGTGTTACCACCCATTCTTCAGTGTCAGAGTGGCCATCTTGTTTGTAGCAACTGTCGCCCAAAGCTCACGTGTTGTCCAACATGCCGGGGCCCGTTGGGATCCATTCGCAACTTGGCTATGGAGAAGGTGGCCAATTCAGTACTTTTCCCTTGTAAATATGCCTCTTCTGGATGTGAAATAACTCTgccacacacagaaaaagcagaCCACGAAGAGCTCTGTGAGTTTAGGCCTTATTCCTGTCCGTGCCCTGGTGCTTCCTGTAAATGGCAAGGCTCTTTGGATGCTGTAATGCCGCATCTGATGCATCAGCATAAGTCTATTACAACCCTACAGGGAGAGGATATAGTTTTCCTTGCTACAGACATTAATCTTCCTGGTGCTGTTGACTGGGTGATGATGCAGTCCTGTTTTGGCTTTCACTTCATGTTAGTCttggagaaacaggaaaaatacgATGGTCACCAGCAATTCTTTGCAATTGTACAGCTGATAGGAACACGCAAGCAAGCTGAAAATTTTGCTTATCGACTTGAGCTAAATGGTCATAGGCGGCGATTGACTTGGGAAGCCACTCCTCGATCTATTCATGAGGGAATTGCAACAGCCATTATGAATAGTGACTGCCTAGTCTTTGACACCAGCATTGCACAGCTTTTTGCAGAAAATGGCAATTTAGGCATCAATGTAACTATTTCCATGTGTTGA